From a single Plasmodium coatneyi strain Hackeri chromosome 4, complete sequence genomic region:
- a CDS encoding Helicase — protein sequence MDHSVQDELVDYEDDENILDAKDVKGNLDNSLLNNNNKRVNENGAMRGSYATVHTGGFKDFFLKPELLRAISESGFEHPSEVQQETIPAAITGTDILCQAKSGMGKTAVFVLSILQQLETNDEKDIKEEKEMNNSSSNNIGGGLTNGDGASKNKFVRCLGLAHTRELAYQIKNEFDRFSKYLKGVRCEVVYGGISMSKHIKMFKEESIPHIIIGTPGRILALIREKYLLTDKIQHFVLDECDKCLEKLDMRSDVQKIFISTPLKKQVMFFSATMAKEMRDVCKKFLQNPVEIFIDDEAKLKLHGLLQHYVKLQEKDKTRKLIEILDALEFNQVIIFVKSVTRAITLDKLLTECNFPSIAIHGGLDQQERIERYDKFKKFENRILVSTDLFGRGIDIERINIVINYDMPENSDSYLHRVGRAGRFGTKGLAVTFVSSQEDTLALNEVQTRFEVAISEMPNKIDCNEYINQ from the exons ATGGACCACAGCGTGCAGGACGAACTCGTGGACTACGAAGACGACGAAAACATATTAGATGCCAAGGATGTCAAGGGCAATTTGGACAACAGTCTTttaaacaacaacaacaagcGGGTGAATGAAAATGGGGCTATGCGAGGCAGTTATGCCACCGTGCACACGGGAGGGTttaaggatttttttttgaagccAGAGTTACTTAGGGCCATAAGCGAAAGTGGCTTCGAGCACCCTTCGGAGGTGCAGCAGGAAACCATCCCCGCAGCCATCACGG GTACGGATATCCTCTGCCAGGCGAAAAGTGGAATGGGTAAAACAGCCGTGTTTGTGCTGTCCATCCTGCAGCAACTGGAGACGAACGATGAGAAGGacataaaggaagagaaggaaatgaacaacagcagcagcaacaacatcGGAGGAGGACTAACCAACGGAGATGGCGCGtccaaaaataaattcgTCAGGTGCCTCGGATTGGCACACACAAGAGAGTTAGCCTACCAAATTAAGAACGAATTCGATCGATTTAGTAAATACCTAAAAGGGGTCCGATGTGAAGTGGTCTATGGAGGAATCTCCATGAGCaagcatataaaaatgtttaaggaagaaagcatTCCTCATATTATTATAGGAACCCCAGGACGTATCCTGGCACTTATacgagaaaaatatttgttaacaGACAAAATCCAACACTTTGTCCTGGACGAGTGTGATAAGTGTTTAGAAAAGTTGGACATGAGAAGTGACGTGCAGAagatttttatttccactcCGCTAAAGAAACAGGTCATGTTTTTCTCAGCTACTATGGCAAAAGAAATGAGAGacgtgtgcaaaaaattctTACAAAACCCGGTCGAAATTTTTATTGATGATGAAGCGAAATTGAAGCTGCACGGATTGCTACAACACTATGTGAAGTTACAAGAAAAGGACAAGACGAGAAAGCTAATTGAAATTTTGGACGCTTTAGAATTTAACCAAGTTATTATTTTCGTAAAATCTGTCACAAGGGCAATCACTTTGGATAAATTGCTGACCGAATGCAACTTCCCTTCCATTGCCATCCATGGTGGCCTTGATCAACAGGAGAGAATTGAACGATACGATAAGTTTAAAAAGTTTGAAAATCGAATCTTAGTCTCCACTGATTTGTTTGGAAGAGGTATTGACATTGAGCGAATAAACATTGTCATTAACTATGACATGCCTGAAAATTCAGACTCCTATCTGCACAGAGTCGGTCGAGCTGGTCGATTTGGTACCAAGGGGCTCGCCGTTACGTTCGTTTCTTCTCAAGAGGATACCTTAGCATTGAATGAGGTCCAGACCAGGTTTGAAGTTGCCATTTCGGAAATGCCGAACAAGATCGACTGTAATGAGTACATCAACCAGTAG
- a CDS encoding Sec61-gamma subunit of protein translocation → MLEGKLPEFVVDENHPIGCIISGIQTFVHDSVRLIRKCTKPNKKEYTNIVYACSFGFLIMGFIGYTIKLVFIPINNIFVGSY, encoded by the coding sequence ATGCTCGAAGGAAAGCTGCCCGAATTTGTAGTTGATGAAAACCACCCCATCGGGTGCATCATCAGCGGCATACAAACTTTCGTCCATGACAGTGTCAGGTTAATAAGGAAGTGCACGAAGCCGAACAAGAAGGAGTACACGAACATCGTATATGCCTGCTCCTTTGGCTTTCTCATCATGGGATTCATTGGCTACACCATCAAGCTTGTCTTCATTCCGATAAATAACATTTTCGTGGGTTCATACTAA
- a CDS encoding 60S ribosomal protein L37a, with amino-acid sequence MSRRTKKVGLTGKYGTRYGSSLRKQIKKIELMQHAKYMCSFCGKTATKRTCVGIWQCKKCKRKVCGGAWSLTTPAAVAAKSTIIRLRKQKEEAQKS; translated from the exons atgtcgcgaagaacgaaaaag GTCGGCTTAACCGGGAAGTACGGAACGAGGTACGGATCTTCCCTCCGTAAGCAAATCAAGAAAATCGAACTTATGCAACATGCCAAGTATATGTGCAGCTTCTGTGGAAAG ACGGCAACCAAAAGGACCTGTGTAGGCATATGGCAATGCAAGAAATGCAAAAGAAAGGTGTGCGGAGGAGCCTGGAGTTTAACCACCCCCGCAGCGGTTGCAGCCAAGTCCACGATCATTAGACTGAGAaagcaaaaggaagaggcACAGAAATCGTAA